The following is a genomic window from Maribacter aquivivus.
CGGAGCGTTCGAGATGGAAGGCAACTGCGCGGAAGGAAGTTATAAGGTGGTGGCTAGCAAAGCGGACTATGAGGAAGGCAACAAGACCTTCATGACCGTCAAGGCAGAAGATGCCATGGGTATAGAGATCGTACTGGCACAAGTGGACCCATCTGCACCGATAGGTACCGACCTTGCGAAATACCTGAACATAGAACCGATCTACTTCGATTTTGACAAGTATTTCATCAGAGAAGATGCAAGGGTCAGTATCAACAAGGTATTGGCATATTTGAACGAATACCCAAGAGTAAACGTACAGGTACGTTCGCATACGGATTCAAGGGCTAACGATGCGTACAACATGAAATTATCCGCCAACAGGGCAAAGGCAACAGCCGATTACCTAATAGCGGCAGGTATCCCGAGCAACAGGATCTCGTATGAAGGCTATGGCGAGACGGAGCTTACCAATGGCTGTAGCAATGGTGTACCTTGTAACAAAGAGAACCATCAACTCAACAGAAGGTCAGAGTTTATTGTGGTAGAATAGAATCAAACTTTTTAAGTAAATATAAAAGGGAAGGAGCATAGCTCCTTCCCTTTTTTTTGTTGATTAAGATTTTAGCTAATTTGAAAATTTTCATGCATTTAAATGATTTAGTACATGTATTACGCTAGGGGATTATCATAATTTTGCAGTAAATTCGAATCTTCCAAGGTTATATTTCATTGACCATTAAACTCTTTATTATAATAGAAAGCATGAAAAAATATATATTAATTACCTTCTGTTTATTTGTATTTGGCCATAGTAACTATGCACAAACAAAATTAGATGTGGTAGTAGAAAAGAAGATAGACTCCTTAATGGAGCTAATGACTCTTGAGGAAAAAGTAGGTCAAATGAACCAGTATAATGGTTTTTGGAATGTTACAGGTCCTATACCAGAAGAAGGTGATGCCTCTAATAAATTTGAGCATCTTAAAAATGGTTGGGTAGGCTCTATGTTAAATGTTACGGGTGTAGAAGAAGTTCGTAAGGTACAGAAGATTGTTGTTGAAGAATCTAGATTAGGTATCCCTTTAATTATTGGTTATGATGTAATTCATGGATATAGAACACAGAGCCCAATACCACTGGCAGAATCTGCT
Proteins encoded in this region:
- a CDS encoding OmpA family protein; the protein is GEIYNVGRPLNGEEDDFSYIINEETKKGFFASNRKGGQGNDDIYSFVEMTPLDFTCHTNITGIVKDQKTNVLLTDASVTVYDKDNKVVSSSSTDENGAFEMEGNCAEGSYKVVASKADYEEGNKTFMTVKAEDAMGIEIVLAQVDPSAPIGTDLAKYLNIEPIYFDFDKYFIREDARVSINKVLAYLNEYPRVNVQVRSHTDSRANDAYNMKLSANRAKATADYLIAAGIPSNRISYEGYGETELTNGCSNGVPCNKENHQLNRRSEFIVVE